In Deinococcota bacterium, the DNA window CACATCAATAATCGGAGCAAGCCACCATAAATATCGAAAAGTTGCCCGAAGACTCCTCAAAACTGAGGGTGGTGACTCTACGGTCAACCCTCAAAAACACCGCTTTTGAGTTCGCCACCAGTGTCACCTTTGGGCAAAGCTCACCACAAGCGGGTAATGGGAAAAGCGTCGAGCGCGGCGTCCTTGCTGATGAGCGCGACGCCCTCGAGCATCGACTGGGCAGCCAGCAAGCGGTCGAAGGGGTCTTTGTGCGCGACGCTGAAACCGCCTGCGAGCCGGGCGTGCGCGCTGCTGATACAGAGTTCCCGAGCGCCGAGACGACGGCTAAACCGTGCGTAGTGCGCCTCGTCCATAAAGGGCGCGACCTCGGGCCACTTGCCCGCGCGGTGCTTGATGCTCATCTCCCAGATGCTTGCAGGACTCAACAAAAGAGCATTGCCGGGGTTCCTGAGGAGCGCACGCGCTTCATCACTCAGGCGTCCGGGGTCGCTCACCGCCCAGGCCAGCGCGTGCGTGTCGAGCAGATAGCGCACCCTGCTAGGACTCGCTGCCGCTGTCGTCGCCGTAGAAAGCGCGTAGCACCTCGTCGTCGGTCGGCTCGAGCAGGTCGCTTTCAAAGCGAATAGGATAAAAGCCCAACTCGCGCTGCTCAGGGGCGCCCAGGCCGACAAGCTTGGCGACGGGCTTGCCGTAGCGGGAGATAATCACTTCCTCGCCGCGCTGCACCGCGTCGATGAGTTCCGAGAGGCGCGCTTTAGCCTCGTGAAGCTGAAGCGTTTTCATGGTTTTAGTCTAAACGTCTTGACCAAGAACGTCAATCGCTGCCGATTCTCTCAGCAGCTCAGGTCCAGCACCGTCTCGTCCCCGCTGATGTTGCGGACCTTGAGCTGCAAAGGTTTTTTGCCGGCGCGCACTGTCCCGTCCCAGAAGGCCCGCGTCTTCTCACCGTCCTTTCGCGTAGCCCTTTTTGTCTATTGCTCGAGCTTCGCTCGAGCAGGGGTCAAAGCTGCCTGCTACTCTCCTGCCACCGCCTCGTAGACGGATGCGTCCACCACCTCGTCAAAGTCGACGGCTTCACTGATCAGCCCCACCTCGAGGAGCAGATTCACCGAGCGCTCGAACGACTCGCGGTCGATGGCGCCGATGGCCGTCCCCTCCTCGGGCCTGACCAGCTCGGCCACGCGGTCCATCTGCCAGCTCTGGTGGATGATAGGGTTTTGCGTCGCGCCCGAGCCCGCGCAGGTGTCGCCGCAGGACGCGAGCACGATCTCGACGGCCTCGGCGCGGTCGCTCACCGCATCTTGCCAGCCGCGGATGCTGGCGCGCAGGAAGCGCTCGGCCACCTCACGGCCGCTCATCCCCGAGCCCCTGAAGTCGTCGGTCGCCAGGACGCTCGGCGTGGTGAAGATCAGGTCCTCCAGGAGGTCCGCGCCGATGTCGGCGGGGTCCAAGACGGAGAGCGTGCCCAGGCCGTAGCCGAGGCCGACGATCTGGTTGAGCTCGTTGTAGGTCATGGCGCTCGCCACCTCGACCTCGTCGGGAAAGACCAGGGCGGGATCAAAGGCGTAGACGACGGTGTCCACGTCGGGGTTGGTGACCGTGGGGTCGAGGTTCGAGGAGAGGTCCTGGGCGGCGAAGATGACCTCGGCGGCGAACTCGTTGCCGAAGCCCCAGACGCCGACGCGCCGTCCGGCTAAGTCGCCGAACTCCTCGATGCCGGAATCCGCCAGGGCGACCAGCCGGTAGCCCGAGCGCTGAAAGATCTGCGCGATCTGCATGAGCTCGAGCCCGGCCTCGCGCTGCACCAGCATGTTGGCGATCCAGTCGGTGCCGAAGTCGCAGTTGCCGCTAGCGACCTGCACCGAGGGGTTGACGTTGCCGCCGTCCAGGATGGTGACCTCGAGCCCCTCCTCGGCGTAGAAGCCCTTTTCCTGCGCCACGAAGTAGCCTGCGAACTGCGCCTGCGGAAACCACTTGGACTGAAAGCAGACCGGGATGTCCTGGGCAAAGGCGGCGGGCGCGAGGCCCAAGAGCAGACAGCATCCCAAAGCAAATTTTTTCATCACATTCCTCTCCAAAACGAAAAACCAAGTGAAAGACCGGGCCGAGTGTGGGGTTGGGTGTCGTGCGCTTATCGCAATTTTCAATCTTTAATCTTCAATTTTCAATTCACCCCCCTTCCCGAAACGAGGCATGCCAGGAGGTCAGCCGGCGCTCCAGGGTCATCACCAAGGAATAGAACAGGACCGAGACGACGCTGGCGAAGAAGATGGCGGCGAAGACCACGTCGTAGGCACCGCGCCGGGCCGACAGCGAGATGCGCTGGCCCAGGCCGGTCGGCGGGCCGGGAATCAGGAACTCGGCGACGATGACGCTGATGACCGACAGCACCGCCGCTAATTTAAGCGCGTTGAAGAGGTAGGGTAGCGCGCTCGGCAGCCGCAGCTTGAGGAAAACCTCGCGCGGCCCCGCGGCGTAGGCGCGCAGGAGCTCGAGCTTGAGCGGGTCCACCTGGGTGAGCCCCTGCACGGTGTTCAGAACGACCGGAAAAAAGGTGATGATGACGACGA includes these proteins:
- a CDS encoding type II toxin-antitoxin system VapC family toxin gives rise to the protein MRYLLDTHALAWAVSDPGRLSDEARALLRNPGNALLLSPASIWEMSIKHRAGKWPEVAPFMDEAHYARFSRRLGARELCISSAHARLAGGFSVAHKDPFDRLLAAQSMLEGVALISKDAALDAFPITRLW
- a CDS encoding type II toxin-antitoxin system prevent-host-death family antitoxin, with protein sequence MKTLQLHEAKARLSELIDAVQRGEEVIISRYGKPVAKLVGLGAPEQRELGFYPIRFESDLLEPTDDEVLRAFYGDDSGSES
- a CDS encoding ABC transporter substrate-binding protein yields the protein MKKFALGCCLLLGLAPAAFAQDIPVCFQSKWFPQAQFAGYFVAQEKGFYAEEGLEVTILDGGNVNPSVQVASGNCDFGTDWIANMLVQREAGLELMQIAQIFQRSGYRLVALADSGIEEFGDLAGRRVGVWGFGNEFAAEVIFAAQDLSSNLDPTVTNPDVDTVVYAFDPALVFPDEVEVASAMTYNELNQIVGLGYGLGTLSVLDPADIGADLLEDLIFTTPSVLATDDFRGSGMSGREVAERFLRASIRGWQDAVSDRAEAVEIVLASCGDTCAGSGATQNPIIHQSWQMDRVAELVRPEEGTAIGAIDRESFERSVNLLLEVGLISEAVDFDEVVDASVYEAVAGE